Below is a window of Candidatus Nitrosotenuis uzonensis DNA.
AATGGGCGGACTTGTACCCACTCCAGCATTAGAGTTTGCCACAAGGAATCTTGGCTATTCTGGCGGTATCATGATAACTGCCTCACACAATCCACCCAAATACAACGGAATAAAACTTGCTGCAAGCGATGGCGTAGAAGTGTCAAGGGAGGATGAGCTTAGAATTGAGAAGATTTACTTTGCAAAAAAATGGAAAAAAGGATACAAGATAGGAAGAACAGATAGAGAGCCGCAGATTATCTCATCATATGTGAAAGGCATAGTATCTCACGTCAACTCCAAAAAGATCAAAGCAAGAAAATTCAAGGTAGTACTTGATCTTGGTAACGGTGCGCAGGCAGCAGCAGCTCCAATTCTGTGCAAAGAATTAGGCTGTAAAACCTTCCTACTAAATGAAAAAATTGATGGGCAGTTTCCAGGCAGAGGCTCAGAGCCAACGCCATCGAACCTATCAAAGCTATCAAGTACGGTGTTAAACCACAAGGCAGATCTTGGGATCGCATTTGACGGCGACGGAGACAGGAGCATATTCTGTGATGAAAAGGGACAGATCCTGACAGGCGACAGATCCGCACTTGTCCTGACAAACCATCTTTTGCAAAAAAATCCAGGCTCCAAAGTGGTGACTTGCCTTAACTCCAGCAATCTCACAGAACAGATTGCGTCTATGACCAGCTCCAAAGTAATCAGAACAAAGGTAGGAAGCGTAGAGGTTTCAAGGAGAATGGTGCCAGAAAAGGCACTTGTCGGCTTTGAGGAAAATGGAGGATTCATGTATGGCAAGCACAACCAGGTCCGTGACGGCTCGATGACGTTAGCTTTGGCACTTGATATGCTCGCAAGCTCTGGCAGGAGCATGTCCGAAGAAATGGATCTGCTACCAAAATCATACACCACAAAGGACAAGTTTTCATGCACAAGAGAGCAGGCAAGAAAGGTAATATCTGAGCTCAAAAAGGAACACAAAAGATACGATACAACCGATGGAATCAAAATACTGCTAGGTAAGGAATGGATAATGGTCAGGCCAAGCGGCACAGAACCCATCGCCAGAATTTACGGCGAGTCAGACTCGCAGGAAAATCTCGAGCTTTTGATGAGCCGGTACACCAAAAAAATAAAGTCCATTCTAGAACGAATACACTAATAAAGCGATGCCCTAGAATCCTAGGAATGGAGATGATCCCTACGGGTGATATAATTGGGTAAAGCTTACTATGTAAAATTTGAGACACCGGCGGACTTGGTAAATCCAATACTGGAGGCCGTGCGAGTGGCAGCACAAAGCGGCAAAGTAAGACGAGGAACCAATGAAGCAACAAAGGCAATCGAGCGCGGAATAAGTAAGCTTATCGTAATCGCAGAAGACGTAGAGCCGCCAGAAGTCGTGGCACACCTACCAATAATATGCGAGGAGCAGAACGCCGCATACGCCTTTGTGCCAAGCAAGCAAGAGCTTGGTAAAGCACTTGGAATCGACGTCACATCAGCTGCAGCTGCCATCCTAGATGCCGGTGATGCAAATCACATTGTTGAAGAGGTAATCTCTTCAATAAAGAAGCTTAAAGGTGGAAGCTAGTAAATGAGCACTTCCCAGACAGAAGATGTAGTGCCTGCAGAAGTAATACAAATTGTAGGCAAGACCGGAATCGCTGGGGAAATAACCCAAGTTAGAGTAAAAATTCTTGGAGGACGCGACAAGGGAAGAATTCTTACGCGAAACGTCAAGGGCTCAGTTAGAATGTCAGACATATTGATGCTGCGCGAGACAGAACGCGAAGCCAAGAAAATAAAGTGATGAAATAATGAGCTTAATCGTAAAACCATGTTCATTTTGCAACAGGCCCGTCTCAAAGGGTTCTGGCACCATGTTTGTAAAAAATGATGGAACCGTTTTGTGGTTTTGCTCCCCAAAATGCAAAAAGAACATGATGGTACTAAAGCGTGATCCGCGTACGCTCAAGTGGACCAAGAAATACCAAAAGGGCGGAATCATCAAAAAATAAAAGATCAAATTGGCAGAACAAACACTCTTCATAGTAAAACCTGATGCGGTGGCCCGCAAACTCGTAGGCCAGATAATTGCAAGATTTGAGAGCAAGGGATTCAAGATCTTAAAACTGAAAATGTTTACTTTCACAAGGCCGCAGGCAGAAGAATTCTATTCAGTCCACAACACCAAGCCGTTCTTTGGCGAGCTAGTCGAGTTTATCACATCAGGGCCTGTCGTAGCTGCAGTGATAGAGGGCAACAATGCCGTTGCCACTACAAGGATAATGATAGGTGCAACCAAATCGTTTGAGGCTGCCCCTGGCTCTATACGCGGTGACTTTGGCCTCGGATTCTCGGACAATGTAATTCATGCATCTGACTCTAAGGAAAGTTTTGAAAAGGAAGCGAGGGTAGTTTTTCAGTGATCAGCCTTGCGCATTCGTCAGCCCATAGTGGCCGTCCTTGGACACGTAGATTCTGGTAAGACATCCCTGCTAGACAAGATACGCGGAACAGGCGTACAGGGAAGAGAAGCAGGAGGAATCACGCAGCACATAGGGGCAAGCTTTCTACCCACAGACACAATCAAGAAAATGTGCGGACAGCTTTACGCAAACCTGAAAAAATCAGACTATGACGTTCCTGGCCTGCTTGTAATAGATACACCTGGCCACGAAGTATTTACAAACCTGAGAACACGTGGCGGCTCTGCGGCAGATATTGCAATTTTAGTGGTTGATACTAACAGGGGATTCCAGCCTCAGACAAACGAGAGCCTCAAGATTTTGCAAGCTCGCAAGGTACCGTTTGTAGTAGCATTGAACAAAATCGATATGATATCAGGATGGAAGAAAACAGACACACCGTACGTGACTCAGGCAATAAAGCAGCAAGATCAATTCATACAGACAACACTTGATGAGCAGATCTATAACGTTGTAGGAACTCTTTCCATTCTGGGATTCCAGTCAGAGGCGTTCTACAGGGTAAAGGACTTTGCCAAGGAAGTAGCAATAGTGCCAGTTAGCGCAAGAACTGGAACCGGAATACCTGAGCTTCTCACAGTACTTGTGGGACTCACACAACAGTATATGCAGAAAAGGTTAGAGCAGCAGGAAAAGGCAAGTCGTGGTATAATACTTGAGGTCAACGATGAGGTCGGACTTGGAACTACTGCAAACATGATACTAATTGACGGTCACATGAAAAAAGGTGACAGCGTGGTTGTGGCAAAGAGAGATTCAGTTATAGTCACAAAACCAAAGGCAATCCTACTTCCAAAACCTCTAGACGAAATGCGAGATCCGCGCGACAAGTTCAAGCCGGTGCAAATGGTGGAGGCAGCTGCAGGTATCAAGATTGCATCACCTGACCTTGACGGCGTGCTGCCAGGCAGTACCGTATATGTCACTGAGAATCCGGCAAGAGTGGACGAATACAAAAAAATCATCGAATCGGAAATGAAATCCGTCTTTGTCGATACACAGACAAATGGGATAATACTAAAATGCGATACAATTGGCTCGCTTGAGGCTCTAACTGAAATGTTGCGCCGCCAACAGGTGCCTGTGGCAAAAGCAGACATAGGTCCTGTGAACAGGAGGGACGTGCTTGAGGCAAAAGTGATCAAGGAAAACGACAGGCATCTTGGCGTAATACTTGCCTTTAATGTCAAGGTGCTAGCTGATGCCCAGGAGGAGGCGGAAAACTCTCACGTAAAGATATTCTCTGACAAGGTAATCTACAGCTTGCTTGACAACTATACCCTGTGGGTCGAAGATGACACAGCAAACGAGGAGAACGCAGTATTTGCAGAACTTACGCCAATTGCAAAATTCACGTTCCTGAAAGGATACATATTCCGCAACAGCAATCCGGCCGTGTTCGGCATACGGGTGGATGTGGGAACGGTAAGACAAAAGATGGCAATAATGAACAAAAATGGAAAGAGAATCGGGCTTATTCATCAATTACAGGACGGAAAAAAGTCAATAGAATCAGCGTCTCAAGGTCAGGAGGTTGCATGTTCAATTCAAGACGTGATGATTGGAAGGCATATCTTTGAAGAGGATGTGTTTTATTCACTTCCAAGCTCATCGGAGGCAAAAAAGATGCTTGACAGGTTTATGCACAAGCTCACGCCAGAACAGCAAACAGTATTCAATGAAATACTGGAAATTCAAAGAAAGTCAGATTCTGCCTACGGTTACATCTGATATTTTTGTGCAATCATGTGTATTCCCGGCTCGCCTACCGCGCCTATCATTCTGTCCACAGCCTGACCTGCCCTGAACATGATGAACGTTGGGATCGACTGCACCCCAAACCTCATGGCTATGTCCTGTGAGTTGTCCACGTTAACGCGAGCAAACTTGATGTGCCTGTATTTTTTTGCCATTCTTGTGAACACGGGGTGCATCATCCTGCAGGGGCCGCACCACTCTGCCCAAAAATCTACAAGCACCAAGTTGTTAGAGGAAACCATGTGATCAAAGTTTGATGAATCAAGATCTACCACTTCAACTTGGCTTTGAGCCGTATTTTCCTGCTGCTGCCTTAACATCTCCTCAAGCTTACGTTGCTTTATTCTCTCGATTTCAGGATCTTCCATGTACTCAGGCAACCAAATCAATATTTTAAATTTACAAGTCTAGAAGAAATCGCATTGTAACGCCACCGTTACGTACTATCTCCATTGCATGGAATGTGGGAGATTTTATCTCAACTTTAAAGCGATGTTTTTTAAAATCAATCGGCTCTCCACCCATAGTTGCCATTATGGAGTATTCTTCGTTTTCTGTAATGGCAAGATCTATTGTTCTAGTGGCAAATCCTTCTGTGATAGTGAGTATGATTATCTCTTCTAGCCAGTTGTAAAGAAGATACCGCAAGTCCTTGCCAGTAACTTTCAGGACCTTTTGATGTTTGATGTCTACTGTATCAATATCTATGATTGTCTCTATAACGGATCTTGCCGCTACTACAAACGCTTCCTCCAAGTTTGAAGCGTTTACCTCGATGAACGCATCAGTTGCATGCTCCAAGTTTTTGTAGGACAAGCAGTTCTACTCATCTTTTCTGATATTAATAGTAGGCAGAAAGATTCCTGCAGCAACATCTAAATCCATTGGATAGAAAATTCAACCAAGTTGAATCTTCCCAGGGGAATGAAGGATTTTGAGACTGATGAGCAGACAAAGCTGGAATTTGTTAGAACAAAATTCCTTGAAACATGCAAGATATTTGGATTTAGCTTCATGGACCCATCCCCAATAGAGCTGGTCTCGGTAATAGAAGCAAAGAGTGGCCCTGCCATACGTGACGAGATTTATTTTTTTACGGACAAGGGGGAAAGGGAGGTAGCACTCCGGTTTGACTTTACTGTCGGCCTTACGCGCTACGTTGTTGAGCAAAAGTCATTAAAACTTCCTGCCAAGATCGCAGCATTCGGCGGAGTGTGGAGGTATGATGAACCGCAGAAGGGAAGATACAGATACTTTCACCAGTGGGATCTTGAAATTTACGGCAAGCCTAGTCTGGAGTCGGATGCGGAAATAATAGAGTTCACATCCAAGTTCTTCTCGCGACTGAACCTCAAGGGTGTAACAATACACATATCGCACCGCAAACTAGTGGAGGCGGTAGTCAACAAAGTTTTTGAATCCGATGATCCTCGACTTGTTTCTGATATTTTCCGGGCAATTGACAAGATACAAAAAAAGAGAAAAGATGAGATTTTGCAGGAATATCAGGCCAAAGGATATGCAAAAGAAAAACTCGAAAAAATACTCGAGTTCTCAAAGATAAGTGGCGCGCCAGAGCAGGTGGAAAAAGAGTTCGACATGGCAGCAATTCCTGCCTGGATGGAGCTAAAGGAGCTATTCTCATCGCTCAAAAACAGGGGAGTTGAGAATGTAATGGTCAACTTTGGGATAGTAAGAGGGCTGGATTACTATTCTGGAGTGGTCTTTGAGGCATTTGATGTCAAATCGGAAGTCGGTGCCTTGGTGGGAGGTGGCAGATACGACAGTCTACCAAAGGCGTTCGGGCGCGATGACATTGGAGCCACCGGAGTTGCAGGAGGAGTCGAAAGAATAATCCTCTCACTTGAAAGCCAAGGAATGCAAAACCTTGAGCAAAAGCCGGTAGTGTCGGTGTTGTTTGTGAATGAACAGATGTTAAAGCCGGCGGTAGGTATAGCATCAAGACTGCGACAAATGGACATCCCAACTGAGATTGATCTTCTTGGAAGACCGTTCAAAAAACAGATGGAAAATGCGACAAATTCCAAATTTGCAATAATTGTGGCACCAAAAGAATATGCGGAAAGGCAGGTCTTGGTGAAAAATATGGATGATGGAACAGAAAAGTTAGTGCACGTTGATCTGATTTTCTCCGACGCAAACTCGCTACTTGGAATTTCCTAAATATCAGAGAACGCCCGTGTGAGCATCATTATCTCTGGTCCATTTGTCAGGTTTCCGACAACAACTGCCTTGTTGTTTGCAAGTATTCCAGATGAGACGTAAGGTATCCCACCGTTTATTGTGGCAGGCTCAACCTTTACTTTCAATATGTCTGATACTTCCCGAATGTCGTCCTCGTCTGTCTCGGGGTGTATTATGCCGCCAACACTGTTTGCACATATCATAGCACCAGCCTGATGGTATCCGGCGACCTTTTTCTGGATGATCTCAACTCCAAGCGCATCCTGTATTGTTTTGAGGGCCTCTTTTGGTATCTTGGGGGATACAACCGCACCCCTGTCGTTTGCGCATATGAGGTTTCCAAGAGCACTATGCTTTGTATCAAGAACTGTGACGTTTAGCTTTGTTGCTTTTTTTAGATATTCTACCTCGTAGGCAGATGATGTGCCAGGCAGCAGTATTCCATGGTTGTTCAGTGCCATCAGCGTACCTATGACGCGCGTGTTTGCTACCGAGACAAGCAGGTATTCGGCCTTTAGGTACCCTGCAAGCGTTTTTGCTTTTGTCTGTGCAAATCCGCTTGGAAGAAAAAGGAAACTGTCGTTTACCTTGCTGTATATGCCAATATTTGGGCCCCTATACACATCATACTTGTAAATATCCAATCACTGAGTTTCGGGGCGAAATGATATTAACGTAAAGGTGCGATCATCTCAAAAACAGTGTTATAATTTTGGATCGACTTTGCAAAGTGATTTAGTTTGCACTAACTTTGTTTAGATTTAAATAACATTTCGCTACAGCAGTACTATGCCAATAGATGAAAATTTCCCGCAGGGACTAAAACCACTGGGAAAAATATTCCACGCTGATGGCGAACATTTTCACTTCAGATGGGGACCTGGCAGAAGCGATGCCGAAGCTTTCTCAAACCATGAGGTTATCGAAGCATACAAGGCGCGCGGCGAAGAACAGGTTCCATTGGGTGTAAGTGGTACCATGGTCGCAGTTGATTGGGATTCTTGCGTAGCAGACGGTGCATGTATAGAAGCATGTCCTGTCCAAGTATTCCAATGGTACAGAACTGAAATGGACATTCCAGCAACCGAAGTTGTTGGCAAGACATTTGCAGGTACCGGTTCTTCAGTAAAGGAAGAACGCAAAGACTATACCGACAAAGCAGATCCGATCAGAGAACATGATTGCATCTGGTGTATGGCCTGCGTATCAGTATGCCCTCCTCAAGCTATCAAGGTAGACCAGTCTAACCTCGAGCACCATGAGAAGGCAGCCGGAACATACGTGAAACTTGAAGGCGGAGAAAATCCACACGCACACGATTAGAAAGAATATTTCTTCTCTTTTCTTTTATTAAACAAATTTTAAGCTGTTCTTTTCACCTGATTTTGCAGAGGTCGCCTAGCTCGGTAGGGCGCGGGCCTTGAGAGCCTGTGTGCGCAAGCACCCGGGGGTTCAAATCCCTCTCTCTGCGCTATTTTCCCAGATTGCTTATCTGTGCAAGCAGTGCTGATAGCTGGATCTCCGGGTTTGCACCTGACAGGATGCGATAGTCGTATTCTGCGATTGCCTGCGATATCTCCGCAAGGTTTGGCTGCTTTGTCCTGTATACTGCCTCATTAAGATACTTTAGAAAATCAGATTCTGACATTCCATATACCTTGATCAGTTCTATCATCTTGTTTCTTGCCTCCAAGATCTTGCCTGCCACTGCAAGCTTTAGCACTGCATCTACATCGGAGGTTCTAGTGAGACCTGCAGATGCCTTGACGTTTTCTTCTGTGACGGCTCCAAGACTTGATGATGCCTGAAGCAGGTTGATTGCGTGTCTTAGGTCGCCTTCGGTATAATCATAAATCATCTTGAGGCCATCTTCGTCGACTTTTACCTTTTCCTTTTTTGCAATTTCCTTTAGGTGTGTAACCACGTCATTTTCCTCTATTCTTGTGAACTTGAAGACTGCGCATCTGCTCTGTATTGGCTCTATTATCTTTGATATGTTGTTTGCAATCAGGATAAACCTGCAGAACTTTGATGTATCCTCTATTATCCTGCGTAGTGCAGTCTGGGCATCACCTGTCATCTCGTCAGCCTCATCTAAAATGATTATTTTGAACGGAATTTCGGTATCAAGGCCTGCAAATCTTGAGAATTTTTTTACCCTCTCTCGTACCATGTTTATTCCGCGTTCGTCTGATGCATTAAGCTCCAATGTGTATTCGCGCCACCTTTCCCCAAGAATCTCCCTTGAAAGGCAAAGTGCAAGTGTCGTCTTTCCAATTCCAGCAGAGCCTGAAAACAGCAAATGTGGCATCTCCGAGACGTTCTTTAGGAGAGCGGTGATACTTCCAACTATCTCTTTCTGGTTTACAATATCTGAGATTTTCTGCGGCCTGTACTTTTCAACCCACATGGTGTTTGAAATTGACATTTAGTGGATCTGAGAACACATTACTAATAAACCACGCTTGCAAGGATCAAAAGATCCAAGCTACTTGTAAACACAATTGATCGATCGTATCCATTAAATCCTTGAACGATGTTTTTTAAATGTTGAAAATTAACGACCTCCTTCAGGTTTATTCCATTGGGTACGCCATACAGGATGTAAAGACGGTAATCAATCATGATTTTAAGATAAACGTGTCTGGAATTACGATCGACGGAAAACAGGGCGAGGTACTCAACCTTCCTCGCTGGATTGGGCAGACACTAGAGTCAGAAAATCACGCAGAAATCCAAGAGACCGACATGGGAGTTGAGCTTACACAGTCAATATCAAAGGAGAATTTTCAGGGCGAAGAGCTGTCGCACCTAGAGCCTGACTTTTACATCAAAGTTACAGGATACATCCAAAGACAGTCAGAGAAAGAAAAGGACAAATTGCAAAGTCTTCTTAAAATGCTCATACGCAGGAGGCTCGGCAAGATAATTCCCAGGGCAAATTCTATGGATCTTACAGCCGATCTGGCAAAAAAATTATCCGTTGAAGAGAGGGCGCTGTACAACCAGATTCACAAGAATAGCGCAGAATTCATGGAACAAGTATTTGGTGAGGAAAAATGACACTGGAAACACAAACACAATCCGCATTAATTGATCAGATACAGAACTTTCTTGCTTCATTTAAGGACAAGTCCGGAACTTTCCATTATGTAGAAGAAATAGACCAGATGATGGCAAAGCAGACCAAGTATATCGTAGTAGACTATAATGATGTAGTCTCTCAAAAGGAGATCGAAGTAAAGTTTAATCTGGAGCCAGACGCAGTGCTGTACGCGTTCTCTAGAGCAATCAAGAACATTCTCGAGGAAAGATTCCCTGATTACGCGCAAAAGATTTCAGATGACATACGAGTAAGGATTGCGAACTATCCTATTCAGAGAAGCCTTCGCCAGATAAACGCAGAGGTTATCGGCAAGATGACAAGCGTTTCTGGCATGGTTGTGCGCGCATCGGAGGTAAAACCGCTTGCAAAGAACATGGTATACAAGTGCCCAGAAGGTCACCTGACAGAGATTCCGCTTGAGCGCGGTATGATGATATTTACGCCTACCAAGTGCTCGCACGAAAAGTGCTCACAAAGAGACCTGCGAATAGACCCTGAGACAAGCAAATTCATCGACTTTCAGATTGTAAGGTTGCAGGAACTTCCAGAAGATCTCCCTCCGGGACAGCTGCCCCATTATGTTGATGTGACAATAAAGCAGGACTTGGTGGACAACGCAAGGCCAGGTGACAGGATAATACTTACAGGAATCGTACGAATAGAGCAGGAACAGATAACCGGAACGCGTGTGCACAGCGGGTTGCACAGGTTAAGAATTGAAGGAAACAACATAGAGTTTCTGGGAGGCAAGGGGTCAAAAAATTCCAGACGTTCAGAAAGAGAAGAGATCTCACCAGAAGAGGAAAAAATAATCAAATCTCTTGCGAGAAGCCCAGACGTATATGAGAGACTGATTGGCTCGTTTGCACCACACATCCAGGGGCACGCAATAATCAAGGAATCAATTTTATTGTTAATGGTCGGCTCGACGCAGAGAGTTCTTCAGGATGGCACAAAGATAAGAGGCGACATCAACGTGTTTCTTGTCGGTGATCCTGGCTGCCTTGATGGTTCTACCAAGGTAATACTGGCAGACGGCAGAATCGTGGATCTTGAATCACTAGGAAAAAATCATCTTGAGGAAATAAACGTCAGAATGCAACACGAATACGGTGATGACACGGCTACAGTATTTCATAAATATGAAAACCAAAAGGTAATTGAAATTGTGACTGAAACTGGGAAAAACATAATTGGGACGTACAACCATCCACTGTTTACAAAAAATGGATGGAAAAGACTTGATGAGCTAAAAGAAGGCGATGAACTAAGAACCATAACGCACATTCCATGCACAATCAAAAATTACGTGCCGACCGACTTTGGCGTGGTTACAAGAAGTGCATATCATGGCAAGATTCCAGAGTTTGTAAACGAGGAGCTCGCCGCATTCATGGGATTTCTCACAGGCGATGGCTGGTGCAGGACAAACGGCTACAGAATTGATTTCATAGTGTCTCAAAAGGAAGAAGATCTCTTGCAGCCGCTGCTTCAGATGGGAAAGAACCTCTTTGGGCTTGAACCAAAAATCTCCAAGCGTGGATACCCCGGACAGCTTGTAATGATGAATGATGGCAGACAGATCACAAGAACAATGTATGTGACAAACGTTGAATACAACTCAAAAAATGTTGTAGAAATGCTGGAATTCCTCAAGGGAGGATCATGCGGTAGGCATGTGCCTTCCTCGATATTCCAGTCCCCAAACAGCGTAGTGGCTTCCTATTTGAAATGGCTGTTTGAAGCAGATGGCACCGTTTTCAACATGGGGCGGGCAAGGCGTGCAATACAGCTGAGATCGACTAGTATCAGATTGTTAAGGGACGTACAGATGCTGTTGCTAAGGTTTGGAATTCATTCCAGAATAATACAGCATGAAACTGGAAGTAATCTTGTTATCCGACGAGGTACATCAATTGTCAAATACGCCAAACACGTCGGATTTGTATCAAATACCAAGGCGTCAAGGTTGAACGATCTTGTCCGATGGGCACTTGAAACAAGACGAAATCAGCGACATGATGAGGAATACGAAAAAATTGTAAAGATAAACTATCTTACAAGATCACAAATTGTGTATGATGTTGAAATTCCAAAAACACACAAATTCATTGCTAATGGTATATTGTCCCACAATACTGCAAAAAGCGAAATGCTAAAGTTCTGTGCCAGAGTGGCACCCAGGGGGCTGTACACCTCTGGTAGGGGATCTACTGCTGCAGGACTTACCGCAGCTGTAGTTCGTGACAAATCCGGAATACTCATGCTCGAAGCTGGAGCCGTAGTTTTGGGCGATCAAGGTTTAGTCTGCATAGACGAATTTGACAAAATGAAGCCAGAAGACAGAAGCGCCCTTCATGAGGTCATGGAACAACAGTCTGCAAGCATTGCAAAGGGTGGTATAGTAGCTACACTTAATGCAAGAACATCAATCCTTGCGGCTGCAAACCCGATGTATGGAAAATATGACCCATTCAAGAACATTACGGAAAACGTGGCATTACCGATCCCATTACTGACAAGGTTTGATCTTATCTTTGTAGTACGTGATATTCCATCAAAGGAAAAGGACAGGAACATTGCAAAGCACATCATCGGTATGCACAAAAAGTCCTCATCTGATACAAGGTCTTTAATCGATGTTGATATTTTCACAAAATACCTCTCATACTGCAAAAGAATCGACCCTATACTCACGCCGGAAGCAGAGGAAAAGATTCTCGAATATTATCTAAAAATGAGAAACGTGGAATCGGAGGAAATGATCACAGTGACGCCAAGGCAGCTTGGAGGACTTGTCAGGCTTGCAACTGCCAGGGCAAGACTCTTACAAAAGGATCAGGTAGACGGCGAGGACGCAGACCGAGCCATATTTCTAATCCAAAGCATGCTGGAGGATGCAGGCGTTGACGTTAACACGGGCAAGGTGGACCTTGGGGTATTACAGGGAAGGCCTCACAGCGAGGTCTCAAAACTGCAGCTGTTCATGGATGTGCTAAAATCACTTGAGGGTGACAGCAAGACTGCAGTAGAAGAGAAGCTGTTCGTAAAGGAGCTTGTCAAGACCACAAAATTCACTGAAGAAGAGGCAAGGAATTTTATTCGAAGAATGCTCCGCGAGGCATCAATTTATGAATCCAAACCCGGCCACTATAACCGTGTATGAGAATAACGGAATTACCACTGGCCAATTCTGCCTTTAAGCTTCTAGAAGAGATAAACATCAAAGAGCTCTTTCCGCCGCAAAAAATGGCAGTTGATGCCGGGCTGCTTGAAGGAGAAAACATTCTGGTCTCTGCTCCTACTGCAAGCGGAAAGACCATCATTGCCATGCTTGCAACAATGCAGTTTCTTGAAAAAAACAGGGCAAAGGCAGTATACCTATCACCTCTGAGAGCACTTGCATCCGAAAAATTCTCAGAATTTAAAAAACTCGAAAAAATCGACTTTGGCAGAAAAATCAACGTGGCAATATCTACGGGAGATTTTGACTCTGTTGACGAGGAGCTGGAAAAGGCAGACGTGATAATACTTACTAACGAAAAAATGGATTCTCTTATACGGCATGGCGTTGAGTGGATAGATAACATCGGACTTGTTATTGCAGACGAGGTACATCTTATTGGCGATGCAGACAGGGGGCCAACACTTGAGATCGTGCTGACCAAGCTCAAGGAGATGGAGTCCAAACCGCAGATTCTGGGGCTGAGTGCAACTATTACAAACTCTGATGAGATTGCTCAATGGCTTGGATGCAAACTGGTATCAAGCGAGTGGCGGCCAGTGCCTCTTGCGGAAGGAGTATTTGACGGTGGCCAGGTATACTGGAGCAACGGTAAATCAGATGAGGTCGAATCCAGTATCAGAGGGCCGGCAATAGACTTGTGCATTGACACGATAAAAAGCGGAGGCCAGTCGATAATATTTGCAGAGACTAGGATGCGTTCTGCATCGCTTGCCACCAAAGGAGCAGAAGCCGTCTCAAGATTGCTCTCTGATTCGGAAAGGGAGGAACTAGATCATATATCGCAAATGATTCTTTCTGAAAACGAGCATACTGACCTTATCAAAACACTAGCATCTCTATTAAAAAAGGGTGTAGGATTCCATCATGCTGGACTGAACCAGAACTGCAGAAAGGTAATAGAAGAAAAATTCAGAGAAGGTAAGATAAAACTGATTGCGTCAACGCCGACTCTGGCAGCAGGTGTCAACCTGCCTGCAAGAAGAGTCGTCATATCGAGCGTGCTCCGTTACGATGTAAAGGCTGGAACGAACAAGCCAATCAGCGTCCTTGAATACAAACAGCTTTGCGGTAGAGCCGGACGGCCCCAATATGACAAATTCGGTGAGGCAGTAATAGTTGGCAACTCTAACAGCTCTGATTTGA
It encodes the following:
- a CDS encoding LAGLIDADG family homing endonuclease, translated to MTLETQTQSALIDQIQNFLASFKDKSGTFHYVEEIDQMMAKQTKYIVVDYNDVVSQKEIEVKFNLEPDAVLYAFSRAIKNILEERFPDYAQKISDDIRVRIANYPIQRSLRQINAEVIGKMTSVSGMVVRASEVKPLAKNMVYKCPEGHLTEIPLERGMMIFTPTKCSHEKCSQRDLRIDPETSKFIDFQIVRLQELPEDLPPGQLPHYVDVTIKQDLVDNARPGDRIILTGIVRIEQEQITGTRVHSGLHRLRIEGNNIEFLGGKGSKNSRRSEREEISPEEEKIIKSLARSPDVYERLIGSFAPHIQGHAIIKESILLLMVGSTQRVLQDGTKIRGDINVFLVGDPGCLDGSTKVILADGRIVDLESLGKNHLEEINVRMQHEYGDDTATVFHKYENQKVIEIVTETGKNIIGTYNHPLFTKNGWKRLDELKEGDELRTITHIPCTIKNYVPTDFGVVTRSAYHGKIPEFVNEELAAFMGFLTGDGWCRTNGYRIDFIVSQKEEDLLQPLLQMGKNLFGLEPKISKRGYPGQLVMMNDGRQITRTMYVTNVEYNSKNVVEMLEFLKGGSCGRHVPSSIFQSPNSVVASYLKWLFEADGTVFNMGRARRAIQLRSTSIRLLRDVQMLLLRFGIHSRIIQHETGSNLVIRRGTSIVKYAKHVGFVSNTKASRLNDLVRWALETRRNQRHDEEYEKIVKINYLTRSQIVYDVEIPKTHKFIANGILSHNTAKSEMLKFCARVAPRGLYTSGRGSTAAGLTAAVVRDKSGILMLEAGAVVLGDQGLVCIDEFDKMKPEDRSALHEVMEQQSASIAKGGIVATLNARTSILAAANPMYGKYDPFKNITENVALPIPLLTRFDLIFVVRDIPSKEKDRNIAKHIIGMHKKSSSDTRSLIDVDIFTKYLSYCKRIDPILTPEAEEKILEYYLKMRNVESEEMITVTPRQLGGLVRLATARARLLQKDQVDGEDADRAIFLIQSMLEDAGVDVNTGKVDLGVLQGRPHSEVSKLQLFMDVLKSLEGDSKTAVEEKLFVKELVKTTKFTEEEARNFIRRMLREASIYESKPGHYNRV
- a CDS encoding DEAD/DEAH box helicase; translation: MRITELPLANSAFKLLEEINIKELFPPQKMAVDAGLLEGENILVSAPTASGKTIIAMLATMQFLEKNRAKAVYLSPLRALASEKFSEFKKLEKIDFGRKINVAISTGDFDSVDEELEKADVIILTNEKMDSLIRHGVEWIDNIGLVIADEVHLIGDADRGPTLEIVLTKLKEMESKPQILGLSATITNSDEIAQWLGCKLVSSEWRPVPLAEGVFDGGQVYWSNGKSDEVESSIRGPAIDLCIDTIKSGGQSIIFAETRMRSASLATKGAEAVSRLLSDSEREELDHISQMILSENEHTDLIKTLASLLKKGVGFHHAGLNQNCRKVIEEKFREGKIKLIASTPTLAAGVNLPARRVVISSVLRYDVKAGTNKPISVLEYKQLCGRAGRPQYDKFGEAVIVGNSNSSDLTEYYINGVPEPIESQLANDRSLRIHILSHIVSNPGIKNDDLLEFFLKTLAGRQTRKNTLKFAIEIAKKFLINEKLIVQKAERFAATEFGKKVSMLYIDPVSAIYFKRALEIVSENGKHTLGFLHLVTNSEEFFPKFSLRNKDYEMASVLIENRASELIERISEYDCSRGMLALHSWINEASEVSLSDNLNVESGDMHRMVEIADWLLYCLYELAKLLERTDLLEEISVLRARIRYGIKEELVDLTQIRGIGRVRARKLYDRGIKTIEDLRKIPVEKLAEIDKIGATLADNIKSQLSKVR